In the genome of Mogibacterium neglectum, the window CGGAAGGAGCGAACTCTTCATGTAGTTGTTAATCATAGCTGGCGTGAGAGTTTCCTCACCTTCACGCTCAAGCCCTATGTGCTGCCTCTTCATGTATCCGATGATTTGATCCATATATAGGTCGATATCCGGAATCTTATCCCAATTCTCAGGTCTTGAATTCTCAAGTCTTGAGACGAGCTCGTTAATTCGTTCTGACATGTAAATACCTCTCTCAAATTTATACATTCTATTATACTTAATCACATACACAAATAACAGCTTTCATTTACAAAATCTTCATATTGGTATATTGCAATTTTTATAATTGTTTAATATAATATTGGATATTATATTAAGTCATAATATTAATCATGTTGGCAGGTGTATCCATATATCGATTTCGCTGCTGATATGATAATCATATGGAGGTGACCAAAGTGACAGATATATGCGTATTAGGAGATTCCATATCTAAGGGAATAGTTTTTGACGATTTAAAAGAGAGATATGCAGTGCTAAACGATAACTTTATCTCTCTTCTGCAAAGGGAATTCGGTACCACGATAAAGAACTTCGCTTCCTTCGGAGCGACGATTACGAAAGGTCTAAGAATCTTCGAAGAGCGCTATTCGAGTATTAAGTCACATAAATATACTTTGATTGAATTTGGCGGAAACGATTGCAATCTCAACTGGGAGCAGATTTCAGTCACTCCTAACGCGGAGCATCTAGCCAAGACTCCGCTATCCGAGTTTAAGGCTACCTACGAGGATATAATCGAGAAGACTATGTACGCTGGCAGTCGCCCTATCCTGCTCACATTACCGCCACTTGAGAGGAATAGGTTCTTCGAATGGGTATCGCGGGATCTTAACAAGGACAATATCATGAAGTACATGGGCGGGAGCACTATATTTATAGAGAGATGGCATAGTTCATACAACGAGATGATTCTCGAACTAGCAGATGAATACGGTATCCAGGTCTTCGATATCAGAAAACCATTTCTAGAGCTCGGAGACTATAGCGACTATATATGTATAGACGGTATGCATCCTAATGCTGCAGGGCATAAGCTTATTGCAAAATACCTCCGCGAAGAGCTGGCAGCTCTCGAGTAACTTGGCGTGTACGCATTAATAAACCATACACACATCTTGAAATTTCAGACTCATTGGGATATAATGGCTAAGCGAATTATTACTATTTAAAAGAAAAGTGGGGTAAATTAAATGGCAAACATTAAATCCGCAAAGAAGAGAATCAGAACTATCGAGAAGAAGACTGCTCGTAACATCAGAGTTAAGAACCACGTTAGCGAAGCTGAGAAGGCTTTCCTAACTGCTATTAAGGCTGGTGACGTTGCAGAGGCAGAGAAAGCATTTAAGCACGCTGAAAAGAAGTTCATGCAGGCTGCAGCTAAGGGTACTTTCCACAAGAATACCGCTTCGAGAACAGTTTCGAGACTCGCAAAGAGACTTAACAATCTCAAGGAGAGTAAGTAAATCTCACCCGTCCCCACAGCACATATACGTGCAGCGTATAAGTTAAAAATACGCCAGAACGAAGGAGTGTCTCCCTTCGTTCTTTTTTATTTTCTTTACACTTACAAGCTACCATGTTAAACAAAAAAAGGATGTCACCATCTCATATAGGTAACATCCATATTGATACAATTTTTATTTTGCAATATGCTGCTTAGCAATCCGCTTTGGTCTGTACATAACATCGTGGATATTGGTAACAGTCGCAAACGCATCTGGGTCTACTTCACGCAGGTGTTTCATCAGCTTTGCATATTCGTTTCTATTTACGATTACGTTTATTTCGTCAAACTTGTCTCCAGTAAAACCACCCGACGCTTCGTACCTAGTGACCCCGCTATGAAGCTCATTGAGAATGTACTCACATATCTCGTCGTTCTTCTTAGATAGTATGCATACCTTCAGTTTAGTGGTCATACCGAATACATAGTGATCGATGATAATTCCGGTTACGTAAGTTCCCAAAATACTTAGGACTCCCGTCTTCGGGTCATAGATGAATATTGCTGGTGCTGATATAAACAAACCGACTACCGATGTAGCTACACCAAAATCTATGTTCAGATACTTGTTAGCCATCTTGTAGAGCACATCTAATCCCCCAGATGATGCATTTCTTACGAACATGAGTGCTATTCCAAGGTCACAGAGGAACAAATAGCATATCATATCCAGAAACTGATCATTCATAACGCCGTGATAGTTTGGTGTAAAATGCCCTAGAATCATCATGACTACAGGTAATCCTACAGAAGGATATATGGACTTAATAGTAAACTCATGACCAACGAAGAACCATGAGATGACGAGCAGTACCAAGTTCAAGATAAGTATTATCATCGCTTTTGATAAAGGCACGAATTTACCAATTAGAATAGCGACACCAGAAACGCTGGCAATCGCAAGGTTACTCGGCACCATAAAAAAGTACGTCGCTGTACCACATATTATCATGCCAATCGTGATTAAAATAAAATCTATAATACTGGTTTTACTTATATTCATCTCTTTTACTCTCTAGCTACAATATATGAATTTTCTACTCATCACCCTTTTCATCATAGATTCGTTTTATTCTATTTCTCACGAATTCCATGAATAGCCCGAGGTGTGGTTCAATCCACTTCTCTCTCCTATATACAATCTGCGAATACATTCTACACTTGAAATCTTTATCAACATCGAGGGCTACCACTCTTCCCTGCTCTAGCGCTCTAACTATTGAAGATCTAGGGATAAACGATACTGAGTTACTGCTCGCAACGATTTCACTTATCGCAATGATTGAACTTACCTCCATAATTGGATCATAATCTATGCCGTTGTCCTTGCAGTAGTCATCAAGGAATCTAGGATAGCTTACCTCCTGATCAGAAGTTATAAACCCACTCTTTACAACCTCTCTAATCGGAATATTTTTGTGTCCTGCAAGTGGGTTGTCTGGCGAGGTGATAAAGATCATATCTTCTGGTTGATCAACTACAGTGTTGCAATCCTTGTATACCATCTTTCTATCGATAAATAGCGCAAAGTCTATCTCATTCTGCTTAAGCTTTTCATACAGATTATCGAAGTAATCCGAGGTCTTAAGCATGAGTTTAATATGCGGATACGTCTCGCTAAACTCACGCAGAAGCGTAGGAAAATAGGCATTCGCCATAGATGATGTTGTACCTATTCTGATGGTCCCACGTATTTCATCGTCTTGCTGCATGAACTTACGAGCCTGTTCATTTGCCTTAAGAATTTGATGCGCATAAGGGAGAAACCGCTCTCCACTTGATGTGAGCTGTATTCCCTTTCCCATTCTGTCGAATAATTTCGTGCCAAGTTCATCTTCAAGCTGCTTAATCTGTACTGTTACGGCAGCCTGAGAATAACCTAGTACATTTGCGGTGCGAGAGAAGCTACCAAGCTCCGCCGCTTTAATAAAAGTTACTATAGTCTTAGCTTCCATGAGAATATATCCTCTAAAAAAGGTGTAGGCGAGACAAAAGTCCCACCCATCACCGTAAAATCTAAATCTTGATTTGTAAACGAAGCTCGCTTGACTTACTTGTAAGACTCAATCATAGCCTTGAATGCAGGCAGCGATCTCTTAATCATATCATTGCTTACGCAGTAGGAAAGTCTGAAGTATCCAGGGCAAGCAAATCCGTCTCCAGGAACTACGAGCAGGTTGTGATCTAGCTTAGCCTTCTCTGAATATGCAACAGCATCACCATTTGGAGCTTTTACAAATAGGTAGAAAGCACCGTCTGGTTTAGCGCACTCATATCCATACTCTGTTAGTGAATTATAGAGAAGGTTTCTATTCTCTTCATAAGCTGCGAGGTCTGGCATCTCACCAACGCACTCTCCGATAACCTTCTGAATCAGTGTTGGAGGGCAAACAGAACCGATTTCACGAGCTGCACCTGCAACTGTGTCATATACAGCCTTAGCATCTGCACACTTTTCAGGAACGTATACATATCCGATTCTCTCTCCTGGTAGGGAAAGTGACTTCGACCACGAGTAGCACACGATTGTGTTGTCGTATACGTTAGGGATGAATGTAACCTTAACTCCATCGTATACGAGTTCTCTGTATGGCTCGTCAGCAACAATGTAGATTGGGTGTCCGTACTCCTTGCTCTTTCTCTCAAGAAGCTCAGCTATCTTCTTAAGAGTCTCCTCCGTGTAAACAACACCTGAAGGGTTATTAGGCGAGTTGATTACTACTGCAACTGAATGCTCGTTAATTGTCTTCTCTAGTGCCTCCATGTCAATCTGGAAGTGAACAGTATCTGCTGGAACTACCGTTAGCTTAGCACCTGCACATGTAAAGAATACATTGTACTCAGGGAAGAATGGTGCGATAGCGATGAATTCATCTTCTGGGGAAGTTGTCAGTGCGTGTGCAACAGATACTAGAGCAGGAGCGCATCCACAAGTCATGAATAGCTCGTTAGCCTTAGCATTGCAGTTAAATCTAGCATTGAGGTTATCTGCAATTGCCTGACGCACGTTCTCAAATCCAGGAGCCATTGAATATCCGTGAAGCTGAATAGAATCAGTAGTATCAATGAGATTCTTGATTGTATCATTAACCTTAGCAGGTGCTGGAATGCTTGGATTACCAAGGGAGTAATCAAATACGTTTTCCTTACCAACTACCTTTGCCTGCTGCAGACCGTATGCAAAAAGCTCTCTGATTACGGATGGGGCTGTCCCGAGTCCATGATATTTTTCGTTAACCATAAATTAACTCCTTTCCAATTCGAATAGCCATATGCGATTAACATCTTATTTATAATTGTATTATATCACATGCAATAATACATTATAGACTCAGCGGGTATAATAAAAAATAAATGCATACATTAATTATTATGATATTTGCTCCTTGCGCCTGTAACTGTTACAATTACTGTAAGACAATGTTTTGCCTATAAATTGATTGATTTTATGCGATTTAGTTCACTATAAAATAATATATCATATTATAATTTTTTTATACATTTTGAGGTAAGAGATGAAATTATCCAAACTTGGAGACCTTATACATGAATATCAAAATCAAGGTACTGTACTCATAATTACGGACACTAACGTTGCCCCACTCTACTTGAACGAAGCAGTTTTTAGTATCGAATCCTCTAGCTTAGTTTGTGAAAGCTGCGTTATCCCCGCGGGGGAGGAATCAAAATCATTTGAGACTTATATCAAAATTATCGAATATGCCTCTCTTATTTCACTCACGAGAACAGACGGAATCGTTGCACTCGGAGGTGGCATGGTTGGGGATATCGCAGGCTTTGTTGCTGCAACGTATATGCGGGGAATCAATTTCTACCAAGTTCCAACAACCCTTCTTGCTGCAGTAGACTCATCGGTAGGAGGAAAATCGGCAATTAATACTTGTTTTGGCAAGAACTTAGTCGGTGCTTTTCACAAGGCAAAATTCGTTCTTCAAGACACGACGCTACTCGCTTCCGAAGATGACTACGTATTAATGGATGGTTACGCAGAAATCATTAAAACTGCTTGCATTTCTAGAAATGATGAGTTATTCAAGAAACTTGAGTCAGGAAACTTCGATATCCAGGAGATAATAGATGACTCTGTTGCCGTGAAGGCTTACTATGTTGAAAATGATGAGAACGACTCTGAAATCAGGCATACGCTGAACTACGGTCATACGCTTGCACATGCGCTTGAGAAACTGAGCAACTACGAAATTGGACATGGTCATGCTGTAGCAAAAGGAATTGCATTTACAGCAAGTCTTTCATATGACATGGGCTGGTGTAGTATCGACTGCAGAGACCGTATACATGCTCTGCTTGATAAGTTTGGATACGACCTTTCCATTAGTTTTCCACCTTGTGATATTGCAAATGCTATGGAGAGCGACAAAAAAAGGTCTGGTAACGGAATTAAATTTATAGTCAGCAGCGATATAGGGCAGTCCCAGATTAAACTTATATCGTTAGCGCAGTTAGGTGAGATATTAGTGACATATAGCGAGATATTTACTGAAAGAGCGGCCATCTCACATCGTGGTGCACCTCTTTTTGCACCTGCGAAAGTTGTATCTGCTCCGCCGTCCAAGTCTTATCTACATAGAGAGATTATAGCAACAATGCTGTCAGGTAATGAATTCAACTTGGATGATGAAGAGCCTTCAGAGGACATAATTGCTACATATGAAGCGGTTAAACAGATTGCAGAACATGCCAGTTCAATAAAGACTGGGCACACGGAACATAGCGACAATTCTGCTGCAGGTGGCTCTAAGCTATCAATCGACTGCAAAGAGAGTGGAACTACACTTCGCTTCCTGCTTCCCGTTGTTACAGCACTTGGACTAGATGCTAACTTCATGCTATCTGAAAGACTCAAAGAGCGCCCAATTGAGCAATTAGTAATTCAACTGAAGCGTCATGGAGCGGAGATTATAAAAGATAGTGCCGGGAATATATCAGTTGCGAATGTCCCAGGATGCAGAGGCTTATCGCCAGGCGAATTTACTTTTGTAAATCCAGAATCATCACAATTTATAAGCGGACTGTTATTCGCATTACCAATCCTAGATGGTGACAGTATAATCCATGTATATGATAAATTTGAATCATCCAGTTACGCGATGATTACCCTCGATGTGCTTAATAAATACGGCATAAAAATCGAGTATACCCATGAAAAAAAATACTGGAGATTTAAGATTCACGGAAATCAAAGCTATAGATTCACATCCATCCTATCTGAAGGAGATTGGTCAAACGCAGCATTTCTACTCGCACTCGGTGCACTCGGTAAAACTCCCCTGCGTATAAAGAACTTACCACTTCCGTCGAAGCAGGGAGATATAAAGGTTCTCGATTTACTAGAAGACTTTGGCATAACCGTAAATTGCTACACAGATATCGTTGATAATCGCTCAGGTATGGTAGATGTATTTCCATGCAGAAAACTAACATCTATTCCTAATGTCGATGCTTCCGAATCACCCGATCTCGTTCCCATTATCGCCCTAATCGCGTCAATAGCTAACGGTACGACAGTCATAAATAATGCCGAGAGGCTGAGATATAAGGAGAGTGACCGCCTTGCCAGTATATGCAGCGTGCTAAAAGCTCTCGGTGCAAATATAACCGAGATGGAAGACAGACTAATAATAGTTGGTACGGAAAAACTACAGGGTGCGTATGAAGGCGATGGATACGGAGACCATCGAATTATTATGATGATTGCGGTTTCATCACTTGTTTCGGTTGATATGGTCAAAATCCACGGAGCTTCAGCAGCTGCAAAGTCCTTTCCTAACTTCTTCGAAGTTCTGCACAAGCTTGGATTAGACGACAACATAGAACTTGTATGATGCTCACTCTATTGTATAGGAGGATATATGTCTGTTTATAAAGGTCAAACACTCACATTATCAATATTTGGCACATCACACGGTCCAGCGATTGGAATGACTCTATCTGGAATTCCTTCAGAAGCAAATATCAATCTTGATGTCCTGCAGGACTTTATGGCACGAAGAGCTCCTGGAAATAGTCCCTTTTCGACAAGCCGCAAAGAACCTGATATCCCTGAGTTCGTGAGCGGTCTAAAAACTGGAAGTTCTCGAAATTCAAGAAACCTTACTACAGATGGATCCGAAATAAAGGCGATAATCTACAATAGAGATGTAAAGTCCTCAGATTATTCAAAGATAGCGAATACACCTAGACCTGGGCACGCCGATTACACAGCACACGTAAAGTACGGTGGAACGGAAGACTCACGAGGCGGCGGAGCATTCTCTGGCCGCATGACTGCACCGCTATGTATAGCAGGCGGAATTTGCAAGCAGCTACTTGCGGAGAGAGGAATTTATATTCACGCTTCAATCCACGACATTCATGGAAATGCAGAAGATCCTCTATCCGAGATAAAAAAAGCTCAAGTACTTAGAGATTCTGTCGGTGGAACGATTTTATGCACCATCAGTGGATTAGAGGCTGGATACGGCGGGCCGCTATTCGAAGGACTTGAAGGCCGAATTGCCGAAATCGTATATGCGGTACCTGCGGTCAAGGGCATCGAATTTGGCGCTGGCTTTGAGTCGACACGCATGTACGGAAGTGAAAATAACGATGAATTCTACTACGATGAGCGTGGCACGATGTGCACCCGAACAAATAACTGTGGCGGCATACTAGGCGGGATCAGTGATGGCATGGATATAGAGTTCCGCGTGGCAATAAAACCGACACCCTCTATTGCGAGGTCACAGAAGACCATAGTATACGATAGTACAGAGGAGGCTGTAATCGAGGTTCACGGAAGGCACGATCCCTGCATAGTACCGCGAGCTGTTCCTTGCGTAGAGGCAGCCGCTGCAGTTGTGATAACTGATCTAGTTTTGACAGAAAGAACTGCTTCATCTACAGTTTCTAAAGAATCAAAGGAACTAACGACGGCATCACCTACTTCAGCTAGCAGCTTCGGTCTCGTTTTCGGAGACCTCTCACATCTTAGATCATCGATTGATGAGATAGATCTGCAATTAATCGCTTTAATTGAAAGAAGGCTGAAAATCGCTGAATCAGTTGCAGCATACAAGAAAGAAAATAACCTTGAAATAATTGATTCAAATAGAGAGGCATCACTGCTGAAAAGGATACGTTCCCTTTCCAGCGATGACCTAGCAGATTTAAACGAAGATATATTTAAGGCAATTATTAGAGCAAGCTGTAAGCATCAGGAAGAGTTATTAAAGTAATTCCGAACTACGGTAAATTTTGGCATAAGCATTTAAAGTGAACTCACACAAAGCTAAACGTCAATACACAATTGTGATTTTATAATAGTATGCTATTAAATGAAAAAGGATGGGTCCTATGACTCATCCTTTAGTCTCTTTCGTGCTGCCCTTAGCACTTGTTCTGTATAACGTTTATCCACGTTATCTATGCCGTTTACTATAGCATCGACCATCTTATTGGCGGCTGACTCCGAAGATCTATCTGTAGCTCCTGATATAAGCACCTTTTTAGATATTGCCATGAGGAACTTATCAAGTCCCTTAACTTCACTCGGTATGTATCTACCTGGACAGAAGTAAAGTAGAGTATTCTGCATATTTATCTCTTCTTTGAAGTTAATCTCACAAATTTGTTGATAGTTCTGGGGATTGTATTCAGAAATTCCTGTGACAAAAATAATCAGCTTGTCAGCAAATCCAGTAATCTGCTTTCTGAACTTATCAAATCCAACTATTCCACTTCCCCTTAGCCAGCTACCAAAAATCACAACATCGAACTGCCCTAGTGCACCATAATCAAGGTTCTCAAGAGATACTAATGTGCACCCTAGCTCACTGGCAATCCACTCTGCATACTGCTTAGTAGCGCCGCGTTTTGAATTGTATATAACTATCGCTTTTTTGCTCAAAACTATTCCTCACCAATCTGTTTTAATGCTTTACGTTCTCTTTGCCGAGGAGTTGCTCTAACTCAATCAATAAATTTTCATCGATATTTACACCATTTGCTGATTTAAGAGGCTTTTGACCTGGCAAATAGATTAGCACATCAATATCCCCACTGTGCGCTGATACAGCTCCCAAAATTCTCTGCTGAATTTCATCATTTCCTAGCAGGTCAGACAGTTCTTGACTCACTCTTAGCTTGAGATATTGCTTTTCACGTAACGGTTCAGTTTTTATTTTGCTATGTGAATAGTTACTAATGCTAGCGCGATCATAATCATTTCCACTCTGACTCTTAAACTCACTGATTCGCTCTATTTCAGTCACTTTATTTACTAAAATCTCTGGGTCTGAATCCTCTTTAAAGCTAAGTGTACCCTTGACAGCGACAATAGCATCGTTTTCTAACACGTACTTTGCCTTAGCATAATCTCTAGGGAATACAATTGCAGTTATTACACCGAAATAATCTTCGATAGTCAGCCTAGCCATCTCCTGGTTAGACTTTGTAATCATGCGGCGTAGGTCTCCAACCATACCTGCCATTATAACAGTATCACCATCGTTAAAATGATTGCGACCAGATGAGCCTTTACCAATGAAATTGGACTCATTCTCACTATCACCACTAAGGTCTAAATCAAATATTTCTGCAGTATTAGCAGTTATATTCTCATCTATCAAATCGCGATACTTATCGAGCGGATGACCAGATAGGTATACCCCCATCATCTCCTTCTCCATAGCGAGGAGATGCGCCTTATCGAAATTCTTAATATTAGGAAGCTCCGGTGCTGTCTTAACGTCCTCCATAAGGTCAGAATCGAGTTGGAACAGCGAAATCTGATCCTTGGAAACCTTGCGAGCACTTCTCTGTGCAGCCCCGACGGCATCGTCACTTATAGCGAGAAGTGCAGCTCTATTTGGCGTAAATTCATCCATCGCCCCGGCTTTAATGAGGCACTCTATAGCCTTTTTATTCAGTTCGGATGGTTCAATAGACTTGATAAAATCGTAAAGATTATTTATATCACGCCCTCTTCTGCCTTCTACTATCGCATCAACTATACCGCTTCCAACGTTTTTAATCGCTAAGAGCCCAAATCGAATTTTACCATCCTTGGCGATAAACTTTCTCCTGCTATGCAGGACTGAAGGAGGTAGCACTTCAATTCCAAGTTCTTTGCAGTTCCTGATGTAAGCTGCGATGTGTCGAGGCTCTCCCATCACACTTGACATGAGAGCCGCCATAAATTCCACTGGATAGTGAGCCTTGAGATAAGCGGTCTCATAAGATACAACCGCATAGGCTGCAGCATGGGATTTATTAAAAGCATACTCGGCAAAGCTAACCATATCGTCAAATATAGCCTCTGCTGCCCTCTCAGGTATGCCATTTGCCACACATCCAGCAATTGCCGGTGTTCCGTCAGAGTCGTCCTTTCCGTGGATAAAGTATTTCTTCTCCTCCAGCATAACACTCATCTTCTTTTTGGACATAGCACGACGCACGAGGTCAGATCTACCAAATGAATATCCTCCAAGTTCACGTACAATCTGCATTACTTGTTCTTGATAAACCATGCATCCATACGTTACGTTAAGAATTGGCTCCAAGTGAGGATCCACATACTTCACTTTCTCGGGATTCTTTTTATTTTCTATATACTTTGGAATCGAGTCCATCGGGCCCGGCCTATAGAGCGATATACCAGCTACTATATCTTCAAAGCAGGATGGATTTAGGGTCTTCATGAATTCGGTCATACCAGCACTTTCAAGCTGAAATATGCCCTGTGTGTTGCCTTTTGAAATCATATCATACACAGATGGATCATCGTAATCCATCTTGCTAAAGTCAATCTCTACACCGTGATTCTCCTTGATCAGCTGAATCGCCTCATTGATCATAGTAAGGTTTCGGAGTCCAAGAAAATCCATCTTCAGAAGCCCAAGCTCCTCGATTGTCGTCATGTTAAACTGAGTAGCCAGTCCCTTATCTGACATATACAATGGGACATACTCATCGAGTGGCATCTTACTGATTACAATTCCTGCAGCGTGTGTCGAGGAATGGCGTGGCATACCCTCAACTGCCATGGACATATCAAGGATGTTCTTTACAAGAGGCTCTGTTTCATATCTCGCCCTAAGGTCACGGTTTATATCTAGCGCCTTGCTTATAGTCATGCCCAACTCTGCTGGAATCGCTTTCGCAATGGAATCAGCTTCCGCATAGCTCGCATTGAGCGCCCTACCTACGTCACGAACGGCGGCCTTCGCCTTAAGTGTTCCAAAGGTGATAATCTGCGACACCTTGTCTTTGCCATACTTACGAACAACATAGTCGATGACCTCCTGTCTTCTATCGATGCAGAAGTCGACATCTATGTCGGGCATACTTACTCGCTCTGGATTTAAGAATCTCTCAAAGATTAGGTTGTACTTAATAGGCTCTATCTCTGTTATTGCAAGGCTATATGCGACGATACTTCCCGCTGCTGATCCTCTACCAGGTCCAACTGGAATATCATTGCTCTTGGCATAATGAATAAAGTCCCATACTATTAGAAAGTACTCGACGTAACCCATCTTCTCGATTACCTCGAGCTCGCTCTCTAATCTGTCACGATATATAGAACTCTGCTCATTAGCTTCGCTGCCATATCTTCTCTCAAGTCCCTCGTAACAAAGCTTTCTTAGATAATCCTTGTTGGTCATATCTTCTGGTGGTATGAACTCTGGCAGGTGATATTCTCCGAACTCAAACCCCACATTGCATCGCTCAGCAATCTTGTGAGAATTTTCTATAGCCTCAGGGTGACTAGGAAAAAGCTCAAGCATCTCTGCTTCGCTCTTAAGATAAAATTCATCATTC includes:
- a CDS encoding SGNH/GDSL hydrolase family protein gives rise to the protein MTDICVLGDSISKGIVFDDLKERYAVLNDNFISLLQREFGTTIKNFASFGATITKGLRIFEERYSSIKSHKYTLIEFGGNDCNLNWEQISVTPNAEHLAKTPLSEFKATYEDIIEKTMYAGSRPILLTLPPLERNRFFEWVSRDLNKDNIMKYMGGSTIFIERWHSSYNEMILELADEYGIQVFDIRKPFLELGDYSDYICIDGMHPNAAGHKLIAKYLREELAALE
- the rpsT gene encoding 30S ribosomal protein S20, which encodes MANIKSAKKRIRTIEKKTARNIRVKNHVSEAEKAFLTAIKAGDVAEAEKAFKHAEKKFMQAAAKGTFHKNTASRTVSRLAKRLNNLKESK
- a CDS encoding YitT family protein; protein product: MNISKTSIIDFILITIGMIICGTATYFFMVPSNLAIASVSGVAILIGKFVPLSKAMIILILNLVLLVISWFFVGHEFTIKSIYPSVGLPVVMMILGHFTPNYHGVMNDQFLDMICYLFLCDLGIALMFVRNASSGGLDVLYKMANKYLNIDFGVATSVVGLFISAPAIFIYDPKTGVLSILGTYVTGIIIDHYVFGMTTKLKVCILSKKNDEICEYILNELHSGVTRYEASGGFTGDKFDEINVIVNRNEYAKLMKHLREVDPDAFATVTNIHDVMYRPKRIAKQHIAK
- a CDS encoding LysR family transcriptional regulator; translation: MEAKTIVTFIKAAELGSFSRTANVLGYSQAAVTVQIKQLEDELGTKLFDRMGKGIQLTSSGERFLPYAHQILKANEQARKFMQQDDEIRGTIRIGTTSSMANAYFPTLLREFSETYPHIKLMLKTSDYFDNLYEKLKQNEIDFALFIDRKMVYKDCNTVVDQPEDMIFITSPDNPLAGHKNIPIREVVKSGFITSDQEVSYPRFLDDYCKDNGIDYDPIMEVSSIIAISEIVASSNSVSFIPRSSIVRALEQGRVVALDVDKDFKCRMYSQIVYRREKWIEPHLGLFMEFVRNRIKRIYDEKGDE
- a CDS encoding pyridoxal phosphate-dependent aminotransferase, whose protein sequence is MVNEKYHGLGTAPSVIRELFAYGLQQAKVVGKENVFDYSLGNPSIPAPAKVNDTIKNLIDTTDSIQLHGYSMAPGFENVRQAIADNLNARFNCNAKANELFMTCGCAPALVSVAHALTTSPEDEFIAIAPFFPEYNVFFTCAGAKLTVVPADTVHFQIDMEALEKTINEHSVAVVINSPNNPSGVVYTEETLKKIAELLERKSKEYGHPIYIVADEPYRELVYDGVKVTFIPNVYDNTIVCYSWSKSLSLPGERIGYVYVPEKCADAKAVYDTVAGAAREIGSVCPPTLIQKVIGECVGEMPDLAAYEENRNLLYNSLTEYGYECAKPDGAFYLFVKAPNGDAVAYSEKAKLDHNLLVVPGDGFACPGYFRLSYCVSNDMIKRSLPAFKAMIESYK
- the aroB gene encoding 3-dehydroquinate synthase; its protein translation is MKLSKLGDLIHEYQNQGTVLIITDTNVAPLYLNEAVFSIESSSLVCESCVIPAGEESKSFETYIKIIEYASLISLTRTDGIVALGGGMVGDIAGFVAATYMRGINFYQVPTTLLAAVDSSVGGKSAINTCFGKNLVGAFHKAKFVLQDTTLLASEDDYVLMDGYAEIIKTACISRNDELFKKLESGNFDIQEIIDDSVAVKAYYVENDENDSEIRHTLNYGHTLAHALEKLSNYEIGHGHAVAKGIAFTASLSYDMGWCSIDCRDRIHALLDKFGYDLSISFPPCDIANAMESDKKRSGNGIKFIVSSDIGQSQIKLISLAQLGEILVTYSEIFTERAAISHRGAPLFAPAKVVSAPPSKSYLHREIIATMLSGNEFNLDDEEPSEDIIATYEAVKQIAEHASSIKTGHTEHSDNSAAGGSKLSIDCKESGTTLRFLLPVVTALGLDANFMLSERLKERPIEQLVIQLKRHGAEIIKDSAGNISVANVPGCRGLSPGEFTFVNPESSQFISGLLFALPILDGDSIIHVYDKFESSSYAMITLDVLNKYGIKIEYTHEKKYWRFKIHGNQSYRFTSILSEGDWSNAAFLLALGALGKTPLRIKNLPLPSKQGDIKVLDLLEDFGITVNCYTDIVDNRSGMVDVFPCRKLTSIPNVDASESPDLVPIIALIASIANGTTVINNAERLRYKESDRLASICSVLKALGANITEMEDRLIIVGTEKLQGAYEGDGYGDHRIIMMIAVSSLVSVDMVKIHGASAAAKSFPNFFEVLHKLGLDDNIELV
- a CDS encoding chorismate synthase — its product is MSVYKGQTLTLSIFGTSHGPAIGMTLSGIPSEANINLDVLQDFMARRAPGNSPFSTSRKEPDIPEFVSGLKTGSSRNSRNLTTDGSEIKAIIYNRDVKSSDYSKIANTPRPGHADYTAHVKYGGTEDSRGGGAFSGRMTAPLCIAGGICKQLLAERGIYIHASIHDIHGNAEDPLSEIKKAQVLRDSVGGTILCTISGLEAGYGGPLFEGLEGRIAEIVYAVPAVKGIEFGAGFESTRMYGSENNDEFYYDERGTMCTRTNNCGGILGGISDGMDIEFRVAIKPTPSIARSQKTIVYDSTEEAVIEVHGRHDPCIVPRAVPCVEAAAAVVITDLVLTERTASSTVSKESKELTTASPTSASSFGLVFGDLSHLRSSIDEIDLQLIALIERRLKIAESVAAYKKENNLEIIDSNREASLLKRIRSLSSDDLADLNEDIFKAIIRASCKHQEELLK
- a CDS encoding flavodoxin domain-containing protein — translated: MSKKAIVIYNSKRGATKQYAEWIASELGCTLVSLENLDYGALGQFDVVIFGSWLRGSGIVGFDKFRKQITGFADKLIIFVTGISEYNPQNYQQICEINFKEEINMQNTLLYFCPGRYIPSEVKGLDKFLMAISKKVLISGATDRSSESAANKMVDAIVNGIDNVDKRYTEQVLRAARKRLKDES